From Nonlabens sp. Ci31, the proteins below share one genomic window:
- the kbl gene encoding glycine C-acetyltransferase — MYGSIKEHLQKELAEIKDAGLYKRERIITSPQDAVITLEDGSEVLNFCSNNYLGLSSHPEVIKAAKDTLDSHGFGMSSVRFICGTQDIHKELEQKLADFYGCEDTILYAACFDANAGVFEPLLTKEDAIISDSLNHASIIDGVRLCKAGRYRYATADMADLEKQLKQATEDGARHKLIVTDGVFSMDGLLAPLDKICDLADKYDALVMVDECHAAGFLGDTGRGTLEAKGVLGRIDIITGTLGKALGGAMGGYTCANKEVIEILRQRSRPYLFSNSLAPSIVGASIKALELIDESTELIDKVQSNTAFFKKSMQDLGFDIMDGESAIVPVMLYDAKLSQQMADLLLEEGIYVIGFFYPVVPKEKARIRVQLSAAHSQNHLEKAIAAFEKVGKKLGVI, encoded by the coding sequence ATGTACGGATCAATTAAAGAACACCTACAAAAAGAACTAGCAGAAATTAAAGATGCTGGATTATATAAAAGAGAACGTATTATTACTTCTCCGCAAGATGCGGTCATCACTTTAGAGGATGGTTCTGAAGTTCTCAACTTTTGTTCTAATAATTACTTAGGACTTTCTTCTCACCCAGAAGTGATAAAAGCAGCAAAGGATACCTTGGATTCTCATGGTTTTGGAATGAGCTCTGTTCGATTTATTTGTGGAACTCAAGACATACACAAAGAACTAGAGCAAAAACTAGCAGATTTTTACGGTTGTGAAGACACGATTCTTTATGCAGCTTGTTTTGATGCTAATGCAGGTGTCTTTGAGCCTTTACTAACTAAAGAAGATGCCATTATTTCAGATTCTTTAAATCACGCTTCAATTATTGATGGTGTGCGTTTGTGTAAAGCTGGCCGTTACCGCTATGCCACTGCAGACATGGCAGATCTTGAAAAACAATTAAAGCAAGCCACTGAAGATGGAGCGCGCCATAAACTTATTGTTACAGATGGTGTTTTCTCCATGGACGGGCTGTTAGCACCTTTAGATAAAATATGCGACCTGGCAGATAAGTATGATGCTCTTGTTATGGTAGATGAATGTCACGCAGCAGGTTTCTTAGGAGATACAGGTAGAGGTACTCTAGAAGCAAAAGGTGTTTTAGGAAGGATAGATATTATCACTGGTACTTTAGGTAAGGCACTTGGTGGTGCTATGGGTGGCTATACCTGTGCCAATAAAGAGGTGATTGAAATACTGAGACAGCGTTCTAGACCTTACCTTTTTAGTAACTCACTGGCACCTTCTATAGTAGGTGCTTCTATAAAAGCACTAGAGCTGATAGATGAAAGCACGGAACTTATCGATAAAGTGCAGTCTAATACCGCCTTTTTCAAAAAAAGCATGCAAGACCTAGGATTTGATATTATGGACGGTGAAAGCGCTATTGTTCCCGTAATGTTATACGATGCAAAACTCTCTCAACAAATGGCAGATTTACTCCTAGAAGAGGGTATCTATGTGATAGGATTCTTTTATCCAGTCGTGCCTAAAGAGAAAGCAAGGATAAGGGTGCAACTAAGCGCAGCGCATTCACAAAATCATTTGGAAAAAGCAATCGCTGCTTTTGAAAAAGTGGGAAAAAAATTAGGTGTTATTTAA
- a CDS encoding OmpA family protein, whose translation MKNIFKLLVAGALLLSASMSYAQDESNRFSFGIGINAIDLYPVGEKDQGLGDYFDQPFNVDHYNIMPFPSRFELGYYVGDGIVATGAVSFNQIDRVGDTKIKELSYLSIDGGLRYNLNELWNGSSAFSPYLGAGGSYQWLDEDGFGTFNGTFGFDIGLAKNLSANVQTTYKHAFEDTFPKHWQHTVGVKFTWGAVDTDGDGVVDNKDLCPTVPGLVQFMGCPDTDSDGIEDSKDDCPNVYGPAETNGCPDTDGDTVLDKDDNCPDTFGLVALMGCPDADADGVADGDDECPNEAGPVSRQGCPVKDRDNDGIEDAMDKCPDVAGIAELEGCPRPVLPPVEVQAQLNQYARTILFNTGKASIQVESEQTLADITTILNKYPEAKFSIDGHTDSTGSAGFNERLSDDRALSVKGYLVKNGIDEFRLSSKGYGETNPVASNATSDGRAQNRRVEINLAK comes from the coding sequence ATGAAAAATATATTTAAATTACTAGTTGCTGGAGCATTACTACTTTCTGCCAGCATGAGTTACGCACAAGATGAAAGCAATCGCTTTAGTTTTGGCATAGGTATTAATGCAATTGATCTATATCCAGTAGGAGAGAAAGATCAAGGATTAGGAGATTACTTCGATCAACCTTTTAATGTAGATCACTACAACATCATGCCTTTCCCAAGCCGTTTTGAACTAGGATACTATGTAGGTGACGGAATAGTCGCTACTGGTGCGGTTTCATTCAATCAAATAGATAGAGTAGGTGATACTAAAATAAAGGAATTATCTTACCTATCAATTGATGGTGGTTTGAGATACAACCTTAATGAATTGTGGAATGGTTCTTCTGCATTCAGTCCTTACTTAGGAGCTGGTGGATCTTACCAGTGGTTAGACGAAGATGGATTCGGAACATTTAATGGTACTTTTGGTTTTGACATCGGTCTTGCTAAAAACCTATCTGCTAACGTACAAACTACATACAAGCACGCATTTGAAGATACTTTTCCAAAGCACTGGCAACACACAGTAGGTGTTAAATTTACTTGGGGAGCTGTAGATACTGACGGCGACGGAGTTGTAGATAATAAAGATTTATGTCCAACAGTTCCTGGATTAGTGCAATTCATGGGATGTCCTGATACGGATAGTGATGGTATAGAAGATTCTAAAGATGACTGTCCTAATGTTTATGGTCCTGCTGAAACTAACGGATGTCCTGACACAGATGGAGATACAGTATTAGACAAAGACGATAACTGTCCTGACACATTTGGTCTTGTAGCTCTTATGGGTTGTCCTGATGCTGATGCTGATGGTGTTGCTGATGGTGATGATGAATGTCCTAATGAAGCTGGTCCAGTTTCAAGACAAGGTTGTCCTGTTAAAGATAGAGATAATGATGGTATCGAAGACGCAATGGATAAATGTCCAGATGTAGCAGGTATCGCAGAATTAGAAGGTTGTCCAAGACCGGTTCTTCCACCTGTTGAAGTACAAGCTCAATTAAATCAGTATGCTAGAACTATCTTATTTAATACAGGTAAAGCCTCTATTCAAGTAGAGTCTGAGCAAACACTTGCAGACATTACTACTATCTTGAACAAATACCCAGAAGCTAAATTTTCTATTGATGGTCACACTGACAGTACAGGTAGTGCAGGATTCAATGAGCGACTTTCTGACGATCGCGCGCTTTCTGTAAAAGGATACTTAGTGAAAAATGGAATTGATGAATTCCGTTTAAGTTCAAAAGGTTATGGTGAAACTAATCCAGTGGCATCTAATGCAACTAGTGATGGAAGAGCTCAAAACAGACGTGTAGAAATTAACTTAGCAAAATAA
- a CDS encoding DUF5689 domain-containing protein — protein MKNLNNIFTIAFVSIIVFSCVEDDDFSIPDTATVAIEPPANLIDMSSVIGQIGQSPTGIVTFENNEQFIEGYVISSDEAGNYFEELIIQDAIENPTAGIKVLIDNSPLFTTYAIGQRVYVKLDGLSAGKANGVPVIGLNGTNGTIEKITPALQDTAVLRDSEIFEIIPTALTASTEFSDQRLLTLIKLEAAQFTDADISANRTFASEATDQFDGVRMVQTCFDFFDSIVLETSTFSDFKALRLPAGSGSITAILSRDFRDTRYVISVNFPADFNFDSTLRCVFDIVACGTVTDAGSHILLSENFETLSNGAAAMPTGWTNIIEAGSETWEVYTSSGQNASLGKSVRCSSRNSGDANTVSWLITPAFNFDVQTGEVFSFETSNSFANNSNMQVLFSSDWDGTNSGVAAARWEALADAIIVSDEEFFPNWIFSNHVSLDCVTGLGHIAFRYSGFDDDNNDGTYELDNVSLTSN, from the coding sequence ATGAAAAATCTCAACAATATTTTTACAATTGCTTTCGTATCGATCATTGTTTTTTCTTGTGTCGAAGACGACGACTTTAGCATACCAGACACAGCAACCGTAGCTATAGAACCTCCTGCTAACTTAATCGATATGTCTTCGGTGATAGGACAGATAGGGCAGTCTCCAACAGGTATTGTTACTTTTGAAAACAACGAGCAATTTATAGAAGGATATGTCATCTCTAGTGATGAGGCAGGGAATTACTTTGAAGAATTAATCATTCAAGATGCCATAGAAAATCCTACTGCAGGAATAAAGGTTCTCATAGATAACAGTCCCTTATTTACCACTTATGCTATCGGTCAACGTGTTTACGTCAAACTAGATGGACTGTCTGCTGGTAAAGCTAATGGAGTGCCCGTAATTGGACTCAACGGAACAAATGGAACTATTGAAAAAATTACACCAGCCTTACAAGACACCGCTGTTTTAAGAGATAGTGAAATTTTTGAGATCATCCCCACAGCATTAACTGCTTCTACTGAATTCAGTGATCAACGTCTACTGACTCTTATTAAACTGGAAGCTGCTCAGTTTACCGATGCTGATATTTCTGCAAATAGAACTTTTGCTTCTGAAGCTACTGATCAGTTTGATGGAGTAAGAATGGTACAGACCTGTTTTGACTTTTTTGATTCTATCGTTTTAGAAACAAGTACTTTTTCTGACTTTAAAGCATTGAGATTACCAGCAGGAAGTGGTTCTATAACGGCTATCTTGAGTAGAGATTTTAGAGACACGAGATATGTAATTTCTGTCAACTTCCCAGCAGACTTTAATTTTGATTCTACCCTGAGATGTGTTTTTGATATCGTTGCCTGTGGAACTGTCACTGATGCAGGATCCCATATATTATTATCTGAAAATTTTGAAACTTTATCTAATGGAGCTGCAGCAATGCCTACCGGGTGGACGAACATTATTGAAGCCGGGTCTGAAACATGGGAGGTATATACCTCTAGTGGTCAAAACGCCTCCTTAGGCAAAAGTGTGCGTTGTAGTTCTAGAAACTCAGGAGATGCTAATACTGTTTCATGGCTTATCACGCCAGCATTTAATTTTGATGTACAAACAGGAGAGGTGTTCTCCTTTGAAACTTCCAATAGCTTTGCTAATAACTCTAACATGCAAGTCCTATTTAGTTCTGATTGGGATGGAACTAATTCGGGCGTTGCTGCGGCTAGATGGGAAGCTCTGGCAGATGCCATAATTGTTTCTGATGAGGAGTTTTTTCCTAATTGGATTTTTTCAAACCATGTCTCATTAGATTGTGTGACAGGTTTAGGACATATAGCTTTTAGATACAGTGGATTTGATGATGACAATAACGATGGCACCTACGAATTAGACAACGTTTCTCTTACGAGTAATTAA
- a CDS encoding TonB-dependent receptor encodes MIHQQLNILVLAVFMLASGLGMAQELLKGRVIEDTTEEPIPGVSISVLGTKFKATTGADGYFIVTGAIPLGDQKITVLKNGYYSKTIPVVIDTINRVNIDPLYLQLDNSDISQSQGIISLTENDLADDENAANNFSGLLQASRDQFLRAAAYDFSATFFRPRGLNSEDGKVLINGIEMNKQFSGRPQWSNWGGVNDLQRNQNFSMGLSAADQSFGGYAGVQSIDMRASQQRAGTQLSYASSNRSYRGRFMVSHRSGLWNNGWSYAINASRRAGEEGFVEGTLYDANSLGLSVEKKLNDAHSINFTGLYTPNRRGRRTAMTQEIRDLKGIQYNPFWGVQNNVQRNSRIREVEEPVFMLNHYWNINDKLKLHTNLGYQFGKIGNTRIDNGGTRIDHTLGQNAYIGGARNPNPDYYQNLPSYFLRNGQDPIDFQYAFQAQQEFLNDGQLDWNSLYEANRSLRAAGGNSLYAIQEDRIDDKQLSVNTIITADITENILFNGGMRYRSLNSENYAMINDLLGGSGFLDVDFFAEETSEINLDQAAQSNLRTPNRIARIGDRYKYNYNINANVIAGFAQTQFKTRKVDFFVAVNISRTVYQRDGKFENGNFPGAASFGKSKLLEFTDFGFKAGATYKISGQQFFDFNAAYISQAPTIRNSFSNARQNNETVIGLESQKSYSTDLSYIYSTPVIKARFTAYYTQFINGTDIGFYFTEDLTGLPLDDGSAFVQEVMTHIERRNAGLELGIEVQVTPTIKLKGAAAVGQNVYTNNPHLYLTSDDFRGPLSFGDGTTSLKDYHVAGGPETALQIGFEYRDPEYWNLGITANYFANAYADISNLRRSANFRLDYDGMEFNDFDRALANELLKQEQFDNYLLWNVIGGKSWRIYDKYVGFFATINNVFGQEYKTGGFEQSRNSNFRSTRDDQNNPQEVFAPRYFFGNGTTYYLNLYLRF; translated from the coding sequence ATGATTCATCAACAACTTAACATACTTGTTTTGGCTGTTTTCATGTTGGCTTCTGGTCTGGGAATGGCACAAGAGCTCCTTAAAGGTCGCGTAATTGAGGACACAACAGAGGAGCCTATCCCTGGTGTGAGTATTAGTGTTTTGGGCACAAAATTCAAGGCAACTACTGGTGCCGACGGCTATTTTATAGTAACTGGAGCTATTCCTTTAGGAGATCAAAAAATAACTGTTTTAAAAAATGGGTATTATTCAAAAACAATTCCGGTGGTGATTGATACCATCAACAGAGTGAATATTGATCCTCTTTATCTGCAACTGGACAACTCTGACATCTCCCAATCGCAGGGAATTATTTCTTTAACAGAAAATGATCTGGCAGATGATGAGAACGCAGCAAACAATTTTTCTGGATTGCTCCAAGCTTCTAGAGACCAGTTTTTGAGAGCTGCAGCATACGATTTTAGTGCTACTTTTTTTAGACCAAGAGGTTTAAACAGTGAAGATGGTAAGGTTCTCATCAATGGTATCGAGATGAATAAACAGTTCTCTGGAAGACCACAATGGAGCAACTGGGGCGGAGTAAACGATCTACAACGCAACCAAAACTTTAGCATGGGACTCAGCGCCGCAGATCAAAGCTTCGGTGGTTATGCAGGTGTACAAAGCATCGATATGAGAGCCTCACAGCAACGCGCAGGAACTCAACTATCTTATGCGAGTTCTAACAGAAGTTATAGAGGTCGCTTTATGGTATCGCACCGTTCTGGATTATGGAATAACGGCTGGTCCTATGCGATCAATGCATCAAGAAGAGCTGGTGAAGAGGGTTTTGTAGAAGGCACCTTATACGATGCCAACTCTTTGGGACTTTCTGTAGAGAAAAAATTAAACGATGCGCACTCCATCAATTTTACTGGCCTCTATACCCCTAATAGACGTGGACGTCGTACAGCAATGACTCAAGAAATTAGAGATCTTAAAGGCATACAGTACAATCCATTTTGGGGAGTGCAAAATAACGTACAACGCAACAGTAGAATCAGAGAGGTCGAAGAGCCTGTTTTTATGTTGAACCACTACTGGAACATCAACGACAAGCTAAAGTTACATACAAACCTGGGATATCAATTTGGTAAAATAGGTAATACACGTATCGATAATGGTGGTACTAGAATAGATCATACTTTAGGTCAAAATGCGTATATAGGTGGCGCGAGAAATCCTAATCCTGATTACTACCAGAACTTACCTAGTTATTTCTTAAGAAATGGTCAGGACCCGATCGATTTTCAATATGCGTTCCAAGCGCAACAAGAATTCCTTAATGATGGACAGTTGGACTGGAATAGCCTATACGAGGCAAACAGAAGTTTGAGAGCAGCTGGCGGAAATTCTTTATACGCTATTCAAGAGGATCGTATAGATGACAAACAATTATCTGTAAATACCATTATAACCGCAGATATTACAGAGAATATTCTTTTTAATGGTGGTATGAGATACCGTAGTTTGAACAGTGAAAACTATGCTATGATCAATGATCTTCTAGGCGGTTCAGGCTTCCTAGATGTAGATTTCTTTGCAGAAGAAACAAGCGAGATCAACCTGGACCAAGCAGCACAATCTAACCTTAGAACGCCTAACCGTATTGCAAGGATTGGGGACCGCTACAAATACAATTACAACATCAATGCAAATGTAATTGCTGGATTTGCTCAAACTCAGTTTAAAACAAGAAAAGTAGATTTCTTTGTCGCTGTTAATATCAGTAGGACTGTTTATCAAAGAGATGGTAAGTTTGAGAATGGCAACTTCCCTGGTGCAGCGTCTTTTGGAAAAAGTAAACTCCTAGAATTTACAGATTTTGGTTTTAAGGCTGGTGCTACCTATAAAATCTCTGGTCAACAGTTTTTTGATTTTAATGCCGCCTACATCTCTCAAGCTCCAACGATTAGAAATTCTTTTAGCAATGCACGGCAAAATAATGAAACCGTAATCGGACTAGAATCTCAAAAGTCGTACAGTACAGACTTAAGCTATATCTACTCCACCCCAGTCATTAAAGCAAGATTTACCGCTTACTATACTCAGTTTATAAACGGAACAGATATTGGGTTCTACTTTACAGAAGATCTGACGGGACTCCCTCTAGATGACGGCAGTGCCTTTGTACAAGAAGTCATGACTCATATAGAAAGACGTAACGCAGGTCTTGAATTAGGTATAGAAGTGCAAGTCACTCCTACTATAAAGTTAAAAGGAGCCGCAGCTGTAGGACAGAATGTATATACCAACAACCCACATCTTTATCTCACTAGTGACGATTTTAGAGGGCCACTTTCTTTCGGTGATGGAACTACTAGTCTTAAAGATTATCACGTAGCTGGTGGGCCAGAAACGGCCTTACAAATAGGTTTTGAATACCGAGATCCAGAATACTGGAATCTAGGTATAACGGCAAACTACTTTGCAAATGCATATGCTGATATCAGTAACTTGAGAAGGTCTGCTAATTTTAGATTGGACTATGATGGGATGGAGTTTAATGACTTTGATCGTGCACTAGCCAATGAGCTTTTAAAGCAAGAGCAATTTGACAACTACTTGTTATGGAATGTGATCGGTGGTAAATCATGGAGGATATACGATAAATATGTAGGTTTCTTTGCAACTATTAATAATGTGTTTGGTCAAGAATACAAAACAGGTGGCTTTGAGCAGTCTCGTAATTCCAACTTCAGATCCACAAGAGACGATCAAAATAACCCCCAAGAAGTATTTGCACCACGCTATTTCTTTGGTAATGGAACAACCTATTACCTCAACCTATACCTAAGGTTCTAA
- a CDS encoding endonuclease/exonuclease/phosphatase family protein, with the protein MCRSLFLFLLGVLTFLPAGRHGAKAVPAQTITKAKQYKVKTVAFYNLENLFDVEDDESINDEASPIMEMAEGVRAEVYKKKLTSMARVIRKIGAEKSQSAPSIIGVCEIENRKVLEDLVNHPLLIEFDYGIEHYDSPDRRGIDTGLLYQKSDFKVWNSESKELVIYDKSSGNRIYTRDQLVVTGELDGDKMSFIVNHWPSRRGGEQKSRPNRVAAAALNKRVIDSLHSIDAMSKIIIMGDLNDDPINESVLVTLNAQKDREDVRPQMIYNPYIQMLKDGFNTLAYRDAGNIFDQIMFTYPLLNEANQEGYRYYQANIYNPSFMTSKTGRYKGYPLRSFADGGFTGGFSDHFPVYVYLVKEIKEIEKNKTN; encoded by the coding sequence ATGTGTAGAAGTTTATTTCTTTTTTTACTAGGTGTTCTCACTTTCCTGCCTGCCGGCAGGCATGGCGCGAAAGCGGTACCAGCACAAACAATTACAAAGGCAAAACAGTATAAAGTGAAGACTGTTGCCTTCTACAATTTAGAGAACCTTTTTGATGTGGAAGACGATGAGAGCATCAATGATGAAGCCAGTCCTATTATGGAAATGGCTGAAGGAGTAAGGGCTGAAGTTTATAAAAAGAAACTAACTTCTATGGCGCGTGTAATACGCAAAATAGGTGCTGAAAAATCACAGTCTGCTCCTTCTATAATAGGAGTTTGTGAGATTGAAAACAGAAAAGTGCTAGAAGACTTGGTCAACCATCCACTACTTATCGAGTTTGATTACGGAATCGAGCATTATGATTCTCCAGACCGTCGCGGGATCGATACCGGACTTTTGTATCAGAAAAGTGATTTTAAAGTATGGAATAGCGAGAGCAAAGAGCTGGTTATTTATGATAAAAGTAGCGGTAACCGCATTTATACTCGCGACCAATTGGTAGTTACTGGTGAGCTGGACGGAGATAAGATGAGCTTTATTGTAAACCACTGGCCTTCGAGACGAGGCGGAGAACAAAAAAGCCGTCCTAATCGAGTTGCCGCAGCTGCCTTGAACAAAAGAGTGATCGATTCTTTACACAGTATTGATGCGATGTCTAAGATCATTATCATGGGAGATTTAAATGATGATCCTATTAACGAGAGTGTTTTAGTAACCCTTAATGCACAAAAGGATAGAGAAGATGTACGGCCACAAATGATATACAATCCCTATATTCAAATGTTAAAGGATGGATTCAATACGCTTGCTTACCGGGACGCAGGAAATATTTTTGATCAGATCATGTTTACCTATCCATTATTAAATGAAGCAAATCAAGAAGGTTACCGTTACTATCAAGCAAATATTTATAACCCAAGTTTTATGACTAGCAAAACAGGAAGGTACAAAGGCTACCCATTACGCAGCTTTGCAGACGGTGGTTTTACAGGTGGTTTTAGCGATCACTTTCCGGTTTATGTTTATTTAGTAAAGGAGATTAAAGAAATAGAAAAAAATAAGACCAATTAA
- a CDS encoding YraN family protein has translation MAEHNDLGDEGEELAALHLLKSGYDILIRNYSFQKGEIDIIARKKDVVIIVEVKTRSTPDFGDPQDFLKKDQIQRLVATANHYVENFVEDEVEVRFDIVAIIKNKAGTKLEHIEDAFYHF, from the coding sequence ATGGCAGAGCACAATGATTTAGGAGACGAAGGAGAAGAACTAGCTGCCTTGCATTTATTGAAATCTGGTTATGATATTTTGATACGCAATTACAGCTTTCAAAAAGGAGAGATCGATATCATTGCTCGCAAGAAAGATGTAGTAATTATTGTGGAAGTAAAAACTAGATCTACCCCTGACTTCGGTGATCCACAAGACTTTTTAAAAAAAGATCAAATTCAGCGACTGGTGGCTACAGCAAATCATTATGTAGAAAATTTTGTGGAGGATGAAGTGGAGGTGCGTTTTGACATCGTTGCTATTATTAAGAATAAAGCCGGTACAAAGCTGGAGCATATTGAGGATGCTTTTTATCATTTTTGA
- a CDS encoding LD-carboxypeptidase, with protein sequence MNYKSSSYLKKGDHIRILCTARSADERPLQPAQKLLESWGLQVSFGTTIGKKEHQFGGTKEERLEDFQQAIDDPEIKAIWIARGGYGSVQLIDAIDFSALLPAGAQGVKMESKIIIGYSDVTLIHGKLQSQGFTSVHSFMPLELIHKPEISVESLRLAIFGESQIITIPNNDQLPQQVLKAPVVGGNLSIIYSMLGSDTFAETEDHILFIEEIDEYLYHIERMMYSLKRAGKLDHLKALLVGGMTDMNDHEVPFGKNAREIILSLTADYDYPVLFDFPAGHITDHRTLELGKQMTIEMTPKTIKFTQ encoded by the coding sequence TTGAATTATAAATCATCTTCTTATCTTAAAAAAGGCGATCATATTAGAATCTTGTGCACTGCAAGAAGTGCCGACGAGCGTCCACTCCAACCGGCTCAAAAACTGTTAGAATCTTGGGGCTTACAAGTGAGTTTTGGAACAACTATCGGTAAAAAAGAGCATCAATTTGGCGGTACAAAAGAAGAGCGCTTAGAAGATTTTCAGCAAGCGATTGACGATCCAGAAATTAAGGCGATATGGATTGCACGTGGCGGATATGGCAGTGTGCAATTGATCGATGCTATTGACTTTTCTGCTTTGCTACCCGCAGGTGCGCAAGGCGTAAAAATGGAATCCAAAATAATCATCGGTTACTCAGATGTGACCTTGATTCATGGCAAATTGCAATCTCAAGGATTTACCAGTGTTCATAGTTTTATGCCGCTGGAATTGATTCATAAGCCAGAAATTAGTGTGGAGAGTTTGAGACTAGCAATTTTTGGTGAAAGTCAAATCATAACTATTCCAAACAACGATCAATTACCTCAACAGGTTCTAAAAGCTCCTGTTGTAGGTGGAAACCTTTCCATAATATACAGCATGCTGGGCAGTGATACCTTTGCTGAAACAGAAGATCATATTCTTTTTATAGAAGAGATAGATGAGTACTTGTACCATATAGAACGAATGATGTACTCACTGAAAAGAGCTGGTAAACTAGACCATTTAAAAGCATTACTCGTAGGCGGTATGACCGACATGAATGATCATGAAGTCCCTTTTGGTAAGAATGCTAGAGAAATCATTTTATCTCTTACCGCCGATTATGATTATCCGGTACTTTTTGATTTTCCTGCTGGACATATTACAGATCATCGAACATTAGAGTTAGGCAAGCAAATGACTATTGAGATGACTCCTAAAACTATCAAATTCACGCAGTAA
- a CDS encoding DUF1800 family protein yields METLTSCNTASLTVYMDTLANPWDMVKVRHLLRRLGYGLDQAQEAMALTQVPDVFIENYINTAANYALSPAPSWAFWSASDYTNLNTERTAQIQEWYTQVFNDTVNLNFRARMTLFWHNHFVTRIEDYQAPSWMYQYYNLLQTHALGNFKTLTKEMGKNESMLVFLNGVLNNRFSPNENYARELLELFTLGENNNYAQTDVVEAARALTGYNNFTELGAPIAFQGSTFDNTPKTIFGATANYNHDSLIDHLFAVRANEISDFIVKKIYRAFISPELPTQNIIDQLAQTFRNANWEILPVVKQLFKSEHFFDPEARATVIKDPLDCLVLFIKEANFNFPQANLNTLFYFTSVLGQRYFNPIDVAGWQGDRDWVNSSTITGRWQAQEYIMWTMWNIDQELFRNIALDNSTSLNDPAVISRDIVDRFVPRSLYTASDYTLATTVFKGDVPENYYTTMQWNLNWGSVPFQVILLLQHIFRMPEFQLK; encoded by the coding sequence ATGGAAACACTGACTTCTTGCAATACAGCATCACTAACAGTTTATATGGATACCCTTGCAAATCCATGGGATATGGTAAAAGTACGTCACCTATTAAGAAGATTAGGTTATGGGCTGGATCAGGCACAAGAAGCTATGGCTTTGACACAAGTTCCTGATGTATTCATAGAAAACTATATCAATACCGCTGCAAATTATGCCCTTTCTCCGGCGCCATCATGGGCTTTTTGGAGTGCGAGTGATTATACAAATTTGAATACGGAGCGTACTGCTCAGATACAAGAATGGTACACCCAAGTTTTTAATGATACCGTCAATCTAAATTTTAGAGCGAGAATGACCTTGTTCTGGCACAACCATTTTGTAACTAGAATAGAGGATTATCAGGCTCCTAGCTGGATGTATCAATACTACAACTTACTACAGACTCATGCGTTGGGTAATTTTAAAACCCTCACAAAAGAAATGGGTAAAAATGAGTCCATGCTGGTTTTCTTAAACGGTGTACTCAATAATAGATTTAGTCCTAATGAAAATTATGCTAGAGAATTGTTAGAACTTTTTACCTTAGGAGAAAATAACAATTATGCACAAACAGATGTAGTGGAAGCCGCTAGAGCATTAACTGGCTATAACAACTTTACAGAATTAGGTGCGCCTATCGCATTTCAAGGATCCACTTTTGACAACACGCCCAAAACTATTTTTGGAGCTACCGCAAATTACAATCACGATAGCTTAATAGATCATTTATTTGCTGTGCGAGCTAATGAAATCTCTGACTTTATAGTAAAGAAAATTTACAGAGCTTTTATAAGTCCAGAATTACCCACGCAAAACATCATAGACCAGCTGGCGCAAACATTTAGGAATGCCAACTGGGAAATTCTACCAGTAGTAAAACAGCTGTTTAAAAGTGAGCACTTTTTTGATCCTGAAGCAAGAGCAACGGTCATTAAAGACCCTTTGGACTGTTTAGTACTATTTATTAAGGAAGCTAACTTTAATTTCCCACAAGCTAATTTGAATACGTTATTTTATTTTACCTCTGTTCTGGGTCAGCGGTATTTTAACCCTATAGATGTTGCTGGTTGGCAAGGTGATAGAGATTGGGTCAACAGCAGTACCATTACAGGTAGATGGCAGGCACAAGAATACATCATGTGGACCATGTGGAATATAGATCAAGAATTATTTAGAAATATTGCCTTAGATAATTCTACATCCTTAAACGATCCTGCCGTTATCTCAAGGGATATTGTAGATCGGTTTGTCCCTCGAAGTCTTTATACAGCTTCTGATTATACACTAGCAACTACTGTTTTTAAAGGAGATGTCCCAGAGAATTATTACACCACGATGCAATGGAATCTCAATTGGGGCTCTGTTCCATTTCAGGTGATACTTCTGTTACAACATATTTTTAGAATGCCAGAATTCCAACTTAAATAA